A genomic segment from Arcobacter acticola encodes:
- a CDS encoding metallophosphoesterase, translating into MQNQIYIISDVHGCFKSLKALINQFPNKENSKIVFVGDLIDRGPSSCEVVKFIMDNNYDCVLGNHEEMFLEFAPSKENEDLSNSKHWLFNCGGEQTLKSYTCKDEYYKQYDFMKTLPLYLEYKDYKTADNRYLVVSHSAVGKVWDKRDSKDKDDIEEFENHLLYSRYKNSNNKEIFNVFGHTIFSTPVLNEYSAAIDLGCYHEKDESKLPSPRLCALEFPSMKIFTQENMEGV; encoded by the coding sequence GTGCAAAATCAAATATATATAATAAGTGATGTCCATGGTTGCTTCAAAAGTCTAAAAGCTTTAATAAATCAATTTCCAAATAAAGAGAACTCTAAAATAGTTTTTGTGGGAGATTTAATTGATAGAGGACCTAGTTCTTGTGAAGTTGTTAAATTCATTATGGATAACAATTATGATTGCGTATTAGGTAATCACGAAGAGATGTTTCTAGAATTTGCTCCTTCAAAAGAGAATGAAGATTTATCAAATTCAAAACATTGGCTTTTTAATTGTGGAGGTGAGCAAACTTTAAAATCATACACTTGTAAAGATGAGTATTATAAACAATATGATTTTATGAAAACTCTTCCTTTATATCTTGAATATAAAGACTATAAAACAGCTGATAATAGATATTTGGTTGTTTCTCACTCAGCTGTTGGAAAAGTATGGGATAAAAGAGATAGTAAAGATAAAGATGATATTGAAGAGTTTGAAAATCATTTACTTTATAGTAGATATAAAAACTCAAATAATAAAGAGATATTCAATGTTTTTGGGCATACAATTTTTTCAACACCTGTACTAAATGAATATAGCGCTGCAATTGATTTGGGATGTTATCATGAAAAAGATGAAAGTAAATTACCAAGTCCAAGACTATGTGCTTTAGAGTTTCCTAGTATGAAAATATTTACTCAAGAAAATATGGAAGGAGTTTAA
- a CDS encoding nucleotidyl transferase AbiEii/AbiGii toxin family protein: MLKKTKNTLELIMNDDFFLKYDFRFVGGTALSHIINHRLSEDLDFASLELPCEEIEAFMKSYGAKKLEHDVTMEDYVTNDGEDIEISYMQFMLDGVKVEFFTPPFNLFEISVWEKDKYTNYKNSKLKIAALDTIIYMKTMAFWNRKKYRDLFDIYFVLSNNHISENDFINNYLENNITYKVDDLYKKIQSITQFYKRSNDEGINTLVKNPKSYEWYRL; the protein is encoded by the coding sequence GTGCTTAAAAAAACAAAAAATACTCTAGAATTAATAATGAATGATGATTTCTTTCTAAAATATGATTTTAGATTTGTAGGTGGAACGGCATTAAGTCATATTATAAACCATAGATTATCAGAAGATTTAGATTTTGCATCACTTGAATTACCTTGTGAAGAAATCGAAGCTTTTATGAAGAGTTATGGTGCCAAAAAATTAGAACATGATGTAACAATGGAAGATTATGTGACTAATGATGGAGAAGATATAGAAATTAGTTATATGCAGTTTATGCTTGATGGAGTAAAAGTTGAGTTTTTTACACCTCCTTTTAATCTGTTTGAGATTTCAGTTTGGGAAAAAGATAAATATACCAACTATAAAAACTCAAAATTAAAGATTGCAGCACTTGATACTATAATTTATATGAAAACTATGGCTTTTTGGAATAGAAAAAAATATAGAGATTTATTTGATATTTATTTTGTGTTATCAAATAATCATATTAGTGAAAATGACTTCATAAATAACTATTTAGAAAATAATATCACATACAAAGTTGATGATCTATACAAAAAAATACAATCAATTACACAGTTTTATAAAAGATCAAATGATGAAGGCATAAATACTTTAGTAAAAAATCCAAAATCTTACGAATGGTATAGATTATAA
- a CDS encoding Fic family protein translates to MDFTPIIPTELSSGNIIQELLVLSEEVVVKSAMLEANYNPIVISAIRDMLRNVNSYYSNQIEAEGTHPIDTEKAMRKEYSLDDKERKLQMLSVAHVKTQESLEKSITQGTNPLSKNFIKDIHKIFYSQESMDNFLTVSNETRTVNMIPGELRNDNVKVANHIAPSYDEVEHLMNQFESLYKLYPYMTISQKLIYVLSSHHRLVWIHPFLDGNGRVSRLFLDAFLHSIGIRGYGLWNISRGLSRDVKNYKANLNYADMIRQGNQDGRGYLSNRGLEQFVRFMLKTALDQIEYMSTCLKLHSLSERIEKYCYRANASFLRINPLPQGSDKLFKALLLKGEVQRGEEVQEIIGMKKTYSSKLVSELLDRYYLVSDGPRKALRINFNAHFASQLFPELMPPEKS, encoded by the coding sequence ATGGACTTTACTCCAATTATCCCTACAGAGCTTTCATCTGGAAATATAATACAAGAACTTTTGGTTTTATCAGAAGAAGTTGTTGTAAAAAGTGCAATGCTTGAAGCAAATTACAATCCTATTGTAATAAGTGCCATTAGAGATATGTTAAGAAATGTTAATAGCTATTATTCTAATCAAATTGAAGCTGAAGGTACTCATCCTATTGATACTGAAAAAGCAATGAGAAAAGAGTATTCACTTGATGATAAAGAAAGAAAATTGCAAATGCTTTCAGTGGCTCATGTAAAAACACAAGAATCATTAGAAAAATCAATTACACAAGGAACTAATCCACTATCAAAAAATTTTATAAAAGATATTCATAAAATATTTTATTCTCAAGAATCAATGGATAATTTTTTAACTGTATCAAATGAAACAAGAACTGTAAATATGATTCCAGGTGAATTAAGAAATGATAATGTAAAAGTTGCAAATCATATTGCACCTTCATATGATGAAGTTGAACATTTGATGAATCAATTTGAATCACTATATAAACTATATCCATATATGACAATTAGTCAAAAACTTATTTATGTATTATCCTCACACCATAGACTTGTGTGGATACATCCTTTTTTAGATGGAAATGGTAGAGTTTCAAGACTTTTTCTAGATGCTTTTTTACATTCTATTGGAATTAGAGGTTATGGTTTGTGGAATATATCAAGGGGATTATCAAGAGATGTAAAAAATTATAAAGCTAATTTAAATTATGCAGATATGATAAGACAAGGAAACCAAGATGGAAGAGGGTACCTATCAAATAGAGGATTAGAACAATTTGTAAGATTTATGCTCAAAACTGCACTTGATCAAATAGAATATATGAGTACTTGCCTAAAACTTCATAGCTTATCTGAAAGAATAGAAAAATATTGCTACCGTGCAAATGCTTCTTTTTTAAGAATTAATCCTTTGCCTCAAGGAAGTGATAAACTATTTAAAGCTTTGCTTCTTAAAGGTGAAGTTCAAAGAGGTGAAGAAGTTCAAGAGATAATAGGTATGAAAAAAACATATAGCTCAAAACTTGTATCAGAATTACTTGATAGATATTATTTAGTATCAGATGGACCTAGAAAAGCATTAAGAATCAATTTTAATGCACATTTTGCATCACAACTGTTTCCTGAGTTGATGCCTCCTGAAAAGAGTTAG
- a CDS encoding SIR2 family NAD-dependent protein deacylase has protein sequence MAKVIIFSGAGISAESGISTFRDSDGLWENHKIEDVCMKGCLDTNRDMTIKFYDMLRTKLKDKEPNHAHKIVAKLKNKYPNEIAVVTQNVDDMFEKAGCKDLLHVHGFLKELRCENCNHVLYINYEEQFAKYEDCHKCNNKLRPNIVFFGDAAPKYQEFYKEFDDCEMFIVIGTSGAVVNTDMFLNPDIKISILNNLEPSFYIKEEVYTKAIFKPASKAIDEIAFDIEEFLK, from the coding sequence ATGGCAAAAGTAATAATATTCAGCGGTGCAGGTATTAGTGCCGAATCAGGAATCTCAACTTTTAGAGATAGTGATGGTCTTTGGGAAAATCATAAAATAGAAGATGTTTGCATGAAAGGTTGTTTAGATACAAATAGAGATATGACTATTAAGTTTTATGACATGTTAAGAACTAAGCTAAAAGATAAAGAACCAAACCATGCTCATAAGATAGTAGCAAAATTAAAAAATAAATATCCAAATGAAATAGCTGTTGTTACTCAAAATGTTGATGATATGTTTGAAAAAGCTGGATGCAAAGATTTACTTCATGTTCATGGATTTCTAAAAGAATTAAGATGTGAAAATTGTAATCATGTTTTATATATCAATTATGAAGAACAATTTGCTAAATATGAAGATTGTCATAAGTGTAATAATAAATTAAGACCAAATATTGTTTTCTTTGGAGATGCTGCTCCTAAATATCAAGAATTTTATAAAGAGTTTGATGATTGTGAAATGTTTATAGTTATTGGAACAAGTGGAGCTGTTGTAAATACTGATATGTTTTTGAACCCTGATATAAAAATATCAATTTTAAATAATCTGGAGCCTAGTTTTTATATAAAGGAAGAAGTTTATACAAAAGCTATATTTAAACCAGCATCAAAAGCTATTGATGAAATAGCCTTTGATATTGAAGAGTTTTTAAAATAA
- a CDS encoding helix-turn-helix domain-containing protein → MISNSILKISKLASKKIRAERIALHLTQEEFSNFIEIKYATYKNFEQKGKISFENFIQILIKLKKEELFLEFLDGFEFNEQKERSSSNKNANNENTIKSSYLNPIIKIEQKQIILDKELFGEELFYSVENGHIYEIPNFINIILSAWDKKRLMLLIKYFGIERIKPYIVKQKDINLLKSFNQHVKYLIRKQ, encoded by the coding sequence ATGATTTCAAATAGTATACTCAAAATTTCCAAGCTTGCAAGTAAAAAGATACGTGCAGAGCGTATTGCCCTACATTTGACACAAGAAGAGTTTTCAAACTTTATTGAGATTAAATATGCCACATATAAAAACTTTGAGCAAAAAGGAAAAATTTCATTTGAAAATTTTATTCAAATTTTAATAAAACTAAAAAAAGAAGAACTGTTTTTAGAGTTTTTAGATGGATTTGAGTTTAATGAGCAAAAAGAGAGAAGTTCAAGTAATAAAAATGCTAACAATGAAAATACAATTAAAAGTTCATATTTAAACCCCATAATTAAAATAGAACAAAAACAAATAATCTTAGATAAAGAACTGTTTGGTGAAGAATTATTTTATAGTGTTGAAAATGGTCATATATATGAAATTCCTAATTTTATAAATATTATTCTTTCTGCTTGGGATAAAAAAAGATTAATGTTACTTATTAAATATTTTGGTATAGAAAGAATAAAACCATATATAGTTAAACAAAAAGATATAAATCTATTAAAATCTTTTAATCAACATGTTAAATATCTTATAAGGAAACAATAG
- a CDS encoding gamma-glutamylcyclotransferase family protein, translating into MKETYIFTYGTLKRGFSNSYFLDDAIFVSSAITCEKYQMYPCIGNGYPFLIKSEKNHQIKGEVFKTNSKIILNRLDDLEAYPDLYLKEFIKVELENKQIVKALVYFKNEETNLNAIDLSNPIFEWVDDFCY; encoded by the coding sequence ATGAAAGAGACATATATCTTTACTTATGGAACATTAAAAAGAGGATTTTCAAACTCATACTTTTTAGATGATGCAATATTTGTATCATCAGCAATTACATGTGAGAAATATCAAATGTATCCATGTATTGGAAATGGATATCCTTTTTTAATAAAAAGTGAAAAAAATCATCAAATAAAAGGAGAAGTTTTTAAAACAAATTCAAAAATAATACTAAATAGATTAGATGATTTAGAAGCTTATCCTGATTTATATCTAAAAGAGTTTATAAAAGTAGAACTTGAAAATAAACAAATAGTAAAAGCCTTGGTTTATTTTAAAAATGAAGAAACAAATCTAAATGCAATTGATTTAAGTAATCCTATTTTTGAGTGGGTGGATGATTTTTGTTATTGA